The Candidatus Hydrogenedentota bacterium genome contains a region encoding:
- a CDS encoding sulfatase-like hydrolase/transferase — protein MQFSRRQFLASSGCAAALAALPAVAQSKPMNVVVIVGDDHRADALGCAGHPFLQTPNLDRLAAEGVRFTNACVTTAICCTSRASIFTGMHATRHRVIDFATPFRPEHQKASYPEQFRAAGRRTGCFGKHGVNGYGAAEGAFDVVQAPAHGGLYFPKDDPDARHADDLHTEAAERFIEAEVAAGRSFCVSLGFQSPHALDYAEKPYQPAREFQSLYADLTMPDLAATAEGGFEVLPPFLRDSEGVRRFKHNFGGAERYQESVKNYYRMITGIDAYIGRLRETLARCGAADNTAIVYLGDNGYFLGERGLEGKWYAYERSIRVPMIVFNPRADGARRGVTVEHLVNELDVSPTILDLAGIAIPEGVQGQSLRPLMEGQSVEWRKDCLYHHHFKHPHIPRSEGVLSREWKYIRWIDGDPGAEELYDLRVDPWERNNLAGIAEHAETLERHRKRHYELLSAMA, from the coding sequence GTGCAGTTTTCCAGAAGGCAGTTTCTCGCGAGCAGCGGCTGTGCCGCGGCGCTGGCCGCATTGCCCGCAGTGGCGCAGTCAAAACCCATGAATGTGGTGGTGATTGTGGGCGACGATCACCGCGCGGATGCCCTCGGTTGCGCCGGCCATCCTTTTCTCCAGACGCCCAATCTGGATCGCCTCGCGGCGGAGGGCGTGCGCTTCACGAACGCCTGCGTAACCACGGCGATCTGCTGCACGAGCCGGGCGAGCATCTTCACGGGCATGCACGCCACGCGTCACCGTGTGATTGATTTCGCCACGCCATTTCGACCGGAACATCAGAAGGCGAGCTATCCCGAGCAATTCCGGGCGGCGGGTCGGCGCACCGGCTGCTTCGGCAAACACGGCGTGAACGGCTACGGCGCGGCCGAGGGCGCGTTCGACGTGGTCCAGGCACCGGCCCATGGCGGACTGTATTTTCCGAAAGACGATCCGGACGCGCGCCATGCGGACGATCTCCACACCGAAGCGGCGGAGCGTTTTATTGAGGCCGAAGTCGCGGCGGGGCGATCCTTCTGCGTCTCCCTCGGTTTTCAGTCGCCCCATGCCCTGGACTATGCGGAGAAGCCCTATCAGCCCGCGCGCGAATTTCAATCGCTCTACGCGGACTTGACCATGCCCGATCTTGCGGCGACGGCGGAAGGCGGCTTCGAGGTACTGCCGCCCTTTCTGCGGGACAGCGAGGGCGTCCGACGCTTCAAGCACAACTTCGGCGGTGCGGAGCGCTACCAGGAGTCCGTGAAGAATTACTATCGCATGATTACCGGCATTGACGCGTACATCGGTCGCCTCCGGGAGACCCTGGCCCGCTGTGGTGCCGCCGACAACACCGCTATCGTCTATCTAGGCGACAACGGATACTTCCTCGGGGAGCGGGGCCTGGAGGGCAAGTGGTACGCCTACGAGCGTTCCATTCGCGTCCCGATGATCGTGTTCAATCCCCGCGCCGATGGGGCAAGGCGGGGCGTTACGGTGGAGCACCTGGTGAACGAACTGGACGTCTCGCCGACGATTCTGGATCTTGCCGGCATCGCGATTCCCGAGGGCGTGCAGGGCCAGAGCCTGCGGCCTTTGATGGAGGGCCAGTCGGTGGAATGGCGGAAAGATTGCCTCTACCACCACCACTTCAAGCACCCTCACATCCCCAGAAGCGAGGGCGTCCTGTCGCGCGAGTGGAAATACATCCGCTGGATAGACGGCGACCCCGGCGCCGAAGAATTGTACGACCTGCGTGTGGATCCCTGGGAGAGAAACAATCTTGCCGGAATCGCCGAACACGCCGAAACACTGGAGCGTCATCGGAAGCGGCACTACGAACTGCTGTCCGCGATGGCCTGA
- a CDS encoding cellulase family glycosylhydrolase has protein sequence MRLKYLAAFIAAAVSITVAAQEPQMPGLRIGEGGVILKDGKPVRALGVNYMDAFSRCLENPEDTSYRAGFETLAAHDIPFARLQFGGFYAVNWALYQSDPDKYFALMDGVVKAAEETGVGLIPSLFWWTAGVPDLVGEPVGQWGNPESKTQAFMRTYVGQVVSRYVNSPAIWAWEFGNEYSLAADLPNAAQVRPPALPSLGGPESRSAADDLSSEMIRAATIAFAAEIRKIDGARPITTGHSLPRPSAHHQHTELSWGQDSVEEFQGNLVFMTPDPSDLISIHVYPDPQGKRFGEVGVPYGRILNAAHQASRGAGKGLFVGEFGAPPDNETPWTPETAMAEGLRLFEAIEASPVQLAAYWVFDFSWQESSMNVTATNARSGYLNVLREANKRMAEGAGPR, from the coding sequence ATGCGACTGAAGTACCTTGCGGCGTTCATCGCCGCCGCCGTTTCCATCACTGTTGCTGCCCAGGAGCCGCAGATGCCCGGCCTGCGCATCGGTGAGGGCGGTGTGATCCTGAAGGACGGAAAGCCCGTGCGCGCCCTGGGCGTGAACTATATGGACGCTTTCTCGCGCTGCCTGGAGAATCCCGAGGACACGTCGTACCGGGCGGGCTTCGAGACCCTGGCCGCCCATGACATTCCCTTCGCGCGCTTGCAGTTCGGCGGGTTCTACGCGGTGAACTGGGCCCTCTATCAATCCGACCCGGACAAGTACTTCGCGTTGATGGACGGCGTGGTCAAGGCGGCCGAAGAAACGGGTGTGGGGCTTATTCCTTCGCTTTTCTGGTGGACGGCGGGGGTGCCCGATCTCGTGGGCGAGCCCGTGGGCCAGTGGGGGAATCCCGAGAGCAAGACCCAGGCCTTCATGCGGACCTATGTGGGGCAGGTGGTCTCGCGCTATGTGAATTCGCCCGCCATCTGGGCCTGGGAGTTCGGCAACGAATACTCCCTCGCGGCGGACTTGCCCAATGCGGCGCAGGTTCGCCCGCCCGCCCTGCCCTCGCTGGGCGGTCCCGAATCGCGCAGTGCGGCGGACGATTTGAGTTCGGAAATGATTCGCGCGGCCACGATCGCCTTCGCGGCAGAGATCCGAAAGATCGATGGGGCCCGCCCCATCACCACGGGCCACAGCCTTCCCCGGCCATCGGCCCACCATCAGCACACGGAGTTGAGCTGGGGCCAGGACAGTGTGGAAGAGTTTCAAGGAAATCTCGTTTTCATGACCCCGGACCCGAGCGACCTCATCTCCATTCACGTGTATCCGGATCCCCAGGGCAAGCGATTCGGGGAGGTCGGCGTGCCCTATGGCCGGATTCTCAATGCGGCCCACCAGGCGTCGCGCGGCGCGGGCAAAGGCCTCTTCGTGGGCGAATTCGGCGCGCCACCGGACAACGAGACCCCTTGGACCCCCGAGACCGCCATGGCCGAGGGACTCAGACTCTTCGAAGCTATCGAGGCCAGTCCGGTTCAACTCGCGGCGTACTGGGTTTTCGATTTTTCCTGGCAGGAGTCCTCGATGAACGTCACCGCGACCAACGCACGCAGCGGCTATCTGAACGTGCTGCGGGAAGCGAATAAGCGGATGGCCGAAGGGGCCGGCCCGCGCTAG
- a CDS encoding ketoacyl-ACP synthase III — MIHARIVGTGHYLPEKLVTNDDLSKFVDTSDEWIRQRSGIEQRYFASAEQAVSDLGTEAARRALEDSGVAPEEVDYVLCATLTPDHNMPSSACIIQSNLGACNAGASDLNAACSGFVYALQHADALIRAGVHKTILVIGAEKLSDHLYWEKRDTAVLFGDGAGAAVLRASEGEHGILSTYTRSDGGAADILSVPSGGTRQPITPENVNTVERGVSMNGRELYKRAIGAFGDAIEVALEQTGLTVDDIDLFIPHQANKRIIDSAAKRVGLTDEKIYLNVMKVANTSAASIPIAIDEARKEGRIKDGDTVLLAAFGGGLTWASAMIRW; from the coding sequence ATGATACATGCCCGTATCGTAGGCACGGGGCACTACCTGCCGGAAAAGCTGGTTACGAATGACGATCTGTCCAAGTTTGTGGACACGTCGGACGAGTGGATCCGCCAGCGCAGCGGTATTGAACAACGCTATTTCGCCTCGGCGGAGCAGGCCGTGTCCGACCTGGGCACCGAGGCCGCCCGCAGAGCGCTTGAAGACAGCGGCGTCGCGCCGGAAGAGGTGGACTATGTCCTCTGCGCGACCCTGACCCCCGACCACAACATGCCTTCGTCCGCGTGCATCATCCAGAGCAATCTCGGGGCGTGCAATGCGGGCGCCAGCGATCTGAACGCCGCCTGCTCGGGCTTTGTCTACGCGTTGCAGCATGCGGACGCCCTTATCCGGGCCGGGGTTCACAAGACCATCCTGGTGATCGGCGCGGAAAAGCTTTCGGACCACCTCTACTGGGAGAAGCGCGATACCGCGGTGCTCTTCGGCGACGGCGCCGGGGCCGCGGTGCTGCGCGCCAGCGAAGGTGAGCACGGAATTCTCTCCACCTACACCCGCTCCGACGGCGGCGCGGCGGATATCCTTTCCGTGCCCTCCGGCGGTACCCGCCAGCCGATTACGCCCGAGAACGTGAATACCGTGGAGCGCGGCGTGAGCATGAACGGCCGCGAGCTGTACAAGCGCGCCATCGGCGCCTTTGGCGATGCCATCGAAGTGGCGCTGGAGCAGACGGGGTTGACGGTGGACGATATCGATCTCTTCATCCCCCACCAGGCCAACAAGCGGATCATTGATTCCGCGGCCAAGCGTGTGGGCCTCACGGATGAGAAGATCTATCTCAACGTGATGAAAGTGGCCAACACGAGCGCGGCCTCGATCCCGATTGCGATTGACGAAGCACGTAAAGAAGGCCGGATTAAAGACGGCGATACGGTACTGCTGGCGGCCTTCGGCGGCGGCCTGACCTGGGCCTCGGCGATGATTCGCTGGTAA
- a CDS encoding vanadium-dependent haloperoxidase — protein MFHSIVRAGVIGCIGLALLAGLSGCPVVARDARLNDIPQGWIRLALEATRAEAQGPTVEARKLWHASAAMYEAWAAYDETASGYFTGKRLKSEAGPGTLENVAETLSHAVYPVLREGFKVLADDPPGTAGYEAYAAFRVHMRALGYLDELGNPRPSPAQALGAKIADVVLAFCEDDGANEAGAYGDTSGYAPLNPPLELDFLMPDLMDINAWQPIRLPDGEVQPFLTPQWCFVTPFALPPYDASALRIDPGAPPQFGGATMAEFIDNFMEVLVYSASLDPEEGLGSTLINISPGVRGNNPYPTDDGTGHPVNPDTGAPYADNLVRRGDYYRAQAAFLDGNRFNMPGPWWFEIATDVLAGRGLVKEQPANKPARHDLEYDVKLYFALGGAMHDTAIAVWDVKRHYDWVRPITAIRWLGQYNQLPLRAGVVELIGEDDPLAGPEGEYVGRVKIKAWRGPYTGVGWILPENWMPYQHPAFVTPPFPGYTSGHAAFGWSFKEVMEAYTEDAFVPGGLMEWNVTELPFDEAPSEPVKLQWATYQDIADDGGLGRLMCGVHPRIDTVASRPIGRECGRAAMAEAEAYFDGLREGVAPEQ, from the coding sequence ATGTTTCATAGTATCGTACGAGCCGGCGTCATCGGATGCATCGGCTTGGCCCTTCTCGCAGGATTGAGCGGGTGCCCCGTGGTGGCGCGCGACGCGCGGCTGAACGATATTCCCCAGGGCTGGATTCGTCTGGCGCTCGAAGCGACCCGTGCGGAGGCCCAGGGCCCGACCGTGGAAGCGCGCAAACTCTGGCACGCGAGCGCGGCCATGTATGAAGCCTGGGCCGCCTACGACGAGACGGCGTCGGGCTATTTCACGGGCAAGCGGCTGAAAAGCGAGGCGGGACCGGGCACCCTGGAAAACGTGGCGGAGACCCTGAGCCATGCGGTGTACCCGGTGTTGCGCGAGGGGTTCAAGGTGCTGGCGGACGATCCGCCGGGCACGGCGGGCTATGAGGCCTATGCCGCGTTCCGCGTTCACATGCGGGCACTGGGCTATCTCGACGAATTGGGCAATCCCAGGCCCTCCCCCGCGCAGGCGCTTGGCGCAAAGATCGCCGACGTGGTGCTGGCGTTCTGCGAGGACGACGGGGCCAACGAAGCGGGAGCCTACGGGGACACCAGCGGCTACGCGCCGTTAAATCCGCCTCTGGAACTGGACTTTCTCATGCCGGATTTGATGGACATCAACGCCTGGCAACCCATCCGTCTGCCCGACGGCGAGGTGCAACCATTCCTCACACCCCAGTGGTGCTTTGTGACGCCTTTCGCCCTCCCGCCCTATGACGCCTCGGCGCTCCGCATCGATCCCGGCGCGCCGCCTCAATTCGGCGGGGCCACCATGGCTGAATTTATCGACAACTTCATGGAGGTGCTGGTCTACAGCGCGTCTCTCGATCCCGAAGAGGGGCTTGGCAGTACGCTGATCAACATCTCGCCCGGAGTTCGGGGGAACAACCCCTATCCCACCGACGACGGAACGGGTCATCCGGTGAATCCCGACACGGGCGCGCCCTATGCGGACAACCTGGTACGGCGCGGCGACTACTACCGGGCGCAGGCGGCCTTTCTCGATGGTAATCGATTCAACATGCCGGGTCCGTGGTGGTTCGAGATTGCGACCGATGTGCTCGCGGGCCGGGGCCTCGTCAAAGAACAACCGGCCAACAAGCCTGCGCGCCACGATCTTGAGTACGATGTGAAGCTCTACTTCGCGCTGGGCGGCGCCATGCACGATACGGCGATCGCGGTGTGGGACGTGAAACGGCACTACGACTGGGTGCGCCCCATCACGGCCATCCGCTGGCTTGGCCAATACAATCAATTGCCCCTGCGCGCGGGCGTGGTGGAGTTGATTGGCGAGGATGACCCGCTCGCGGGCCCCGAGGGCGAGTACGTGGGCCGGGTGAAGATCAAGGCCTGGCGCGGCCCCTATACCGGGGTGGGCTGGATCCTGCCGGAGAACTGGATGCCCTATCAACACCCCGCCTTTGTTACGCCCCCCTTTCCGGGGTACACTTCCGGACATGCCGCCTTCGGGTGGAGCTTCAAGGAAGTGATGGAGGCCTACACCGAAGACGCGTTTGTGCCCGGCGGCCTGATGGAGTGGAACGTCACCGAGCTGCCTTTCGACGAGGCCCCCTCGGAACCCGTGAAACTTCAATGGGCGACCTATCAGGACATCGCGGACGATGGCGGGCTCGGGCGCTTGATGTGCGGGGTCCATCCCCGGATAGACACCGTGGCGAGCCGTCCCATCGGGCGCGAATGCGGTCGGGCGGCCATGGCGGAGGCGGAGGCATACTTTGACGGCCTGCGCGAGGGCGTGGCGCCGGAACAATAA
- the bstA gene encoding bacillithiol transferase BstA, with amino-acid sequence MEQLQYPIGRFEPPSPITLDQVAHWIEEIRTLPARLEAAGIGLQDQDLDTPYRPGGWTIRQVVHHLADSHMNSYIRFKLALTEDNPTIKPYFEDRWADLPDSGGPIVHSLSLIHALHRKWVRLMWSLSEEQLARTFHHPDAGKDYRLDYAIGLYAWHGNHHLAHILSLRERMGW; translated from the coding sequence GTGGAACAACTGCAATACCCGATCGGGCGCTTTGAACCGCCTTCACCCATCACCCTGGATCAGGTTGCCCATTGGATTGAAGAGATCAGGACGCTGCCCGCGCGCCTGGAAGCCGCGGGGATCGGGTTGCAGGATCAGGACCTCGACACGCCCTATCGCCCCGGGGGCTGGACTATCCGGCAGGTGGTGCATCACCTGGCCGACAGCCACATGAATTCCTATATCCGCTTCAAGCTCGCGCTCACGGAAGACAACCCCACAATCAAACCGTACTTCGAAGATCGCTGGGCCGATCTCCCCGACAGCGGCGGACCGATTGTCCATTCGCTCTCCCTGATCCACGCCCTGCACCGGAAGTGGGTGCGCCTCATGTGGAGCCTCTCCGAAGAGCAGCTCGCCCGAACCTTCCACCACCCGGATGCCGGCAAGGACTATCGACTGGACTACGCCATCGGGCTCTACGCCTGGCACGGAAATCACCACCTCGCCCATATACTCTCCCTGCGGGAGCGCATGGGCTGGTAG
- a CDS encoding diguanylate cyclase, with protein MREHRGIDARDSWESTEVYERKLRSTEQRLSAVTHELALRSNQLALIRGQMAEATERRIEEERLKVVLQMAGATTAELDQPLVELLRVSAELEADASCTPALSARIADLKSHAKQVQQIIDRIQHVQADLLLPVSSATSMDVPEGRYRVLIVEGEDIFASSVCDLLEPWSATLELSRASDCASAEKALLANRFDLILSDYQLPDGASLDLFTRLALQIELPPFILISGQGSEDLVAQAVRRGACDYLPKLGLDQDRLIQSILAALERVRLRQELQTAHRHLAEMATRDELTGLFNRRYLMQSLETELNRARRYHQPLTLCMFDLDHFKQLNDCHGHEAGDTVLRSVARTLQHTVRSPDIAGRYGGEEFMILLINTDIHKAELFSNRLRERIGEQEFHFPGVRSLVVTCSIGLSQYKPGEQDSAALISHTDKAMYNAKRHGRNQVCCLH; from the coding sequence ATGCGAGAACACCGTGGTATAGATGCCCGGGACTCCTGGGAAAGCACGGAAGTGTACGAGCGCAAGCTTCGGAGCACGGAGCAGCGCCTCTCCGCCGTGACCCATGAATTGGCCCTTCGCTCCAACCAGCTCGCGCTCATCCGCGGGCAGATGGCCGAAGCCACGGAGCGGCGAATCGAAGAAGAACGGCTCAAAGTCGTGCTTCAAATGGCGGGCGCGACGACCGCCGAGCTCGATCAGCCCCTGGTGGAGTTGCTGCGCGTCAGCGCGGAGCTCGAAGCGGACGCCTCGTGCACCCCGGCCTTGAGCGCCAGAATCGCCGATTTGAAGTCCCACGCGAAGCAGGTGCAGCAGATCATCGACCGTATCCAGCATGTGCAGGCGGACCTGCTCCTTCCGGTGAGTTCGGCCACTTCGATGGACGTGCCCGAAGGCCGCTACCGCGTGTTGATCGTGGAAGGCGAAGATATCTTTGCTTCGAGCGTTTGCGACTTGCTTGAGCCCTGGTCCGCCACACTGGAATTGAGCCGCGCTTCCGACTGCGCCAGTGCCGAGAAGGCGTTGCTGGCAAACCGCTTCGATCTGATTCTTTCGGACTATCAATTGCCCGATGGCGCTTCCCTGGACCTTTTCACCCGGCTCGCCCTCCAGATCGAGTTGCCCCCCTTCATTCTCATTTCCGGTCAGGGCAGCGAGGATCTCGTGGCCCAGGCGGTGCGCCGGGGCGCCTGCGATTACCTGCCCAAACTGGGACTCGATCAGGATCGCCTCATCCAGAGCATACTTGCGGCGCTGGAACGGGTGCGGCTCCGGCAGGAACTTCAGACCGCCCACAGGCACCTCGCGGAAATGGCTACTCGGGACGAGCTCACCGGCCTGTTCAACCGCCGCTACCTCATGCAGTCGCTGGAGACCGAGTTGAACCGCGCCCGGCGTTATCATCAGCCCCTGACGCTGTGCATGTTCGACCTCGATCACTTCAAGCAGTTGAACGACTGCCACGGCCATGAGGCGGGCGACACCGTGTTGCGTTCCGTGGCCCGCACCCTGCAGCACACCGTGCGCAGCCCCGATATCGCCGGGCGCTACGGCGGGGAGGAATTCATGATCCTCCTGATCAACACAGATATTCACAAGGCGGAACTCTTCAGCAATCGTCTGCGGGAGCGAATCGGCGAACAGGAATTCCACTTTCCCGGCGTCCGCTCCCTCGTGGTGACCTGCAGCATCGGTCTGTCCCAATATAAGCCGGGCGAGCAGGACAGCGCCGCCCTGATCAGTCACACCGACAAGGCCATGTACAACGCGAAACGCCACGGCCGCAATCAGGTGTGCTGCCTCCACTGA
- a CDS encoding DUF2339 domain-containing protein: MNNRDEISQIRAELERVQRSVARLAQRLDEVEARENAGAEKPVAAIKVAAPEIPMPPPLPASAFVAEPAAVKSEAAPSFPPAAKVAPTAPAPPVLPRRPLVPPPPPKRPRRFGPPEGMGWEMALTTWWLPRIGIFMMALGLVWGLTFVSDKFRDSPWMPFARVALGYALALGLGGIGWKLEKKYAGYARVLMGGGFGLLYFVTFATWYIPPTRIAPSQEFTLFLLALLVVAWGAVAQWRKSALIALSMTLLGHFTVALSTLSLETPSRAAVGGLLVLGIGSAFFLIRNGWYSVAMSAMIGSYLNQFFWLAQAPPSGAPMDFALGMAVLATYLVLYALADRFTPYEHASTRTRTRNIYCGLNTGGFLLLGLALMQGFEFAQGKEYLLYFATAAFAGGMGWSYTLRELHAEDHYIPAWTAGGHIRSAGHVRPDSLANIYFTKASMLATAGLAAWLDGPSVTLAIALQSLALLAAARRSQRAVGRLLALGTALVAFAHGWYTLDQGGFPLLGTPGHTGQVLVALLTMSVFWAIAELYRVTPWHTFPQGPWRGPALFRDLCGSLEMLEQEKGAPILPSRMLLAHVLMAFGALLVAGQIRALFPLYYGAPAFSVLGLATAGLGLALRSAPVLAGCAFYLTFGLACWLIQILGGQAPEPNGLLVAVACVVAAAGTSELFRRFLPARFESHALDGGIQGAWKRNHLLLAHLTAIGAAVIIATGLQERTAPPMALLGAGAITLLATGYAAVTGAANLGLLAVLLTVFTLVVSPQVAFETSDGFRALRGVILAAAAATAVEHRGWGVGRPGLAFHRLLPMPYLLYGCAAWNTIWMVDAYCPDHLHAVVLAGAAAAFAVALLVLHARAMASLGAVLMAVALVAWLSNQSLAETRWWHIGALAMVALSIAGDRFLTLRNPFNKPWPARVMLCCAWVVCLAWNGKMGDHGWHYSGMAVIAGAFLAYAALFRSRTAGALSLLTGALATFPLIVATEHGMTLGALWAGYAALIVYWLAAERGVTLVLNRVRLAIAPGQVTTITVLLAGTPTLLGVLCLSRVDTIQNFYLTMAWTAWGLAIFCWALFTRQPWFRYMGLGVFALALSRAFLIDVWRLQGLYRVGAMLFLGAALLAVAYGYTRWRASQAEKTDGDKAPEADRP, encoded by the coding sequence ATGAACAATCGCGACGAAATCAGCCAGATTCGGGCGGAGCTGGAGCGTGTGCAACGAAGCGTTGCCCGCCTGGCCCAACGCCTGGATGAAGTGGAAGCGCGGGAAAATGCGGGGGCGGAAAAGCCCGTGGCCGCGATCAAGGTGGCAGCGCCGGAAATCCCCATGCCACCGCCACTGCCCGCCTCGGCCTTTGTAGCCGAGCCCGCCGCTGTGAAAAGCGAGGCGGCGCCTTCCTTCCCGCCTGCCGCGAAGGTTGCGCCGACCGCCCCCGCGCCCCCGGTGCTTCCCCGACGTCCCCTCGTGCCGCCACCGCCCCCCAAGAGGCCCCGCCGCTTCGGCCCGCCGGAAGGCATGGGCTGGGAAATGGCCCTTACCACGTGGTGGCTTCCCCGCATCGGTATCTTCATGATGGCGCTGGGTCTCGTCTGGGGGCTCACCTTTGTATCGGACAAATTCCGCGATTCGCCCTGGATGCCCTTTGCGCGGGTGGCCCTGGGCTATGCCCTGGCGCTGGGCCTCGGCGGCATCGGCTGGAAGCTGGAGAAGAAATACGCAGGCTACGCCCGAGTGCTCATGGGCGGCGGATTCGGCCTCTTGTACTTCGTCACCTTCGCTACCTGGTATATCCCGCCGACGCGCATCGCACCGAGTCAGGAGTTCACGCTTTTCCTGCTGGCCCTGCTGGTCGTCGCATGGGGCGCCGTGGCCCAGTGGCGCAAGTCCGCCCTCATCGCCCTCTCCATGACCCTCCTCGGTCATTTCACCGTGGCCCTGTCCACCTTGTCCCTCGAAACCCCCAGCCGCGCGGCGGTGGGCGGATTGCTGGTCCTTGGCATCGGCAGCGCCTTTTTCCTCATCCGGAACGGCTGGTACAGCGTGGCCATGAGCGCCATGATAGGCAGCTACCTCAACCAGTTCTTCTGGCTGGCCCAGGCGCCCCCGAGCGGTGCGCCGATGGACTTCGCCCTGGGCATGGCCGTGCTTGCGACCTACCTCGTGCTCTATGCGCTGGCCGATCGCTTCACGCCCTATGAACACGCATCCACACGAACACGGACCCGCAATATCTACTGCGGCCTGAATACGGGTGGTTTCCTGCTCCTCGGCCTCGCCCTGATGCAGGGCTTTGAATTCGCCCAGGGGAAGGAATACCTCCTCTATTTCGCCACAGCCGCCTTCGCGGGAGGTATGGGCTGGAGTTACACCCTGAGGGAGCTGCACGCCGAGGACCACTACATCCCGGCCTGGACCGCGGGAGGCCATATCCGCAGCGCGGGCCATGTCCGGCCCGACTCCCTCGCAAACATCTACTTCACCAAGGCCTCCATGCTCGCGACGGCGGGCCTTGCGGCATGGCTGGATGGCCCTTCCGTGACCCTCGCCATCGCCCTGCAATCGCTCGCCCTCCTCGCGGCGGCGCGGCGCTCGCAACGCGCCGTGGGGCGGCTCCTCGCCCTCGGCACGGCCCTCGTGGCCTTCGCCCATGGCTGGTATACCCTGGACCAGGGCGGGTTTCCGCTGCTCGGTACACCAGGCCACACGGGACAGGTGCTCGTGGCGCTGCTCACGATGTCCGTGTTCTGGGCGATCGCGGAATTGTATCGCGTGACGCCCTGGCACACCTTCCCCCAGGGTCCCTGGCGGGGTCCAGCGCTATTCCGCGACCTCTGCGGAAGCCTGGAGATGCTGGAGCAGGAAAAAGGCGCCCCCATCCTTCCGAGCCGCATGCTCCTGGCCCACGTGCTCATGGCCTTTGGCGCGCTGCTGGTAGCGGGCCAGATCCGCGCCCTCTTTCCCCTGTACTACGGCGCGCCCGCCTTCTCCGTGCTGGGACTTGCGACGGCGGGGCTGGGTCTGGCCCTTCGCTCCGCACCCGTACTCGCGGGTTGCGCTTTCTACCTGACCTTCGGTCTCGCGTGCTGGCTGATTCAGATCCTCGGCGGCCAGGCTCCGGAACCCAACGGACTCCTCGTGGCCGTGGCGTGTGTGGTCGCCGCTGCAGGGACCTCGGAGCTCTTCCGCCGCTTCCTGCCCGCACGATTTGAATCCCATGCGTTGGACGGCGGCATACAGGGCGCCTGGAAACGGAACCACCTGCTGCTGGCCCATCTCACCGCGATCGGCGCGGCGGTGATTATCGCCACGGGGCTTCAGGAGCGCACCGCTCCGCCCATGGCGCTCCTCGGCGCCGGGGCCATCACCCTCCTCGCCACGGGCTATGCCGCCGTCACGGGCGCGGCCAACCTGGGCCTCCTCGCGGTGCTGTTGACGGTCTTCACCCTTGTCGTGTCACCCCAGGTAGCGTTTGAGACTTCAGACGGCTTCCGGGCCCTTCGGGGCGTCATCCTCGCCGCCGCCGCCGCCACGGCGGTGGAGCATCGCGGATGGGGCGTCGGGCGGCCCGGATTGGCCTTTCACCGTTTGCTGCCCATGCCCTATCTCCTCTATGGCTGCGCGGCGTGGAACACGATCTGGATGGTCGATGCGTACTGTCCAGACCATCTTCATGCCGTTGTCCTCGCTGGTGCCGCAGCCGCCTTCGCTGTCGCGCTGCTGGTGCTTCACGCACGCGCCATGGCCAGTCTGGGCGCGGTCCTTATGGCGGTGGCGCTGGTGGCGTGGCTGTCGAATCAAAGTCTCGCGGAAACGCGTTGGTGGCACATCGGAGCGCTCGCCATGGTCGCGCTGTCCATCGCGGGCGATCGCTTCCTCACCCTGCGCAATCCCTTCAACAAACCGTGGCCCGCGCGGGTGATGCTGTGTTGCGCCTGGGTGGTCTGCCTGGCCTGGAACGGGAAGATGGGCGATCACGGCTGGCACTACAGCGGCATGGCCGTCATCGCCGGCGCCTTTCTGGCCTATGCCGCCCTCTTCCGAAGCCGCACCGCCGGCGCTTTGTCCCTCCTGACCGGAGCCCTGGCCACGTTTCCCCTTATCGTCGCCACGGAGCACGGCATGACCCTGGGCGCGCTGTGGGCCGGCTACGCCGCCCTCATCGTCTATTGGCTCGCGGCCGAACGGGGGGTGACGCTGGTGCTGAACCGCGTCCGCCTTGCCATCGCGCCCGGACAAGTCACCACAATCACGGTGCTGCTCGCGGGCACGCCCACGCTGCTCGGCGTGCTCTGCCTCTCCCGCGTGGACACCATTCAGAATTTCTATCTCACCATGGCGTGGACGGCCTGGGGCCTCGCGATCTTCTGCTGGGCCCTCTTCACCCGCCAGCCCTGGTTCCGCTACATGGGCCTCGGCGTCTTTGCCCTGGCCCTGTCACGCGCTTTCCTTATCGACGTTTGGCGTCTCCAGGGCCTCTACCGCGTGGGCGCCATGCTATTCCTGGGCGCCGCGCTGCTGGCCGTGGCCTATGGCTACACCCGCTGGCGCGCCAGCCAGGCCGAAAAGACCGACGGAGACAAGGCACCGGAAGCGGATCGGCCTTGA